A DNA window from Carassius gibelio isolate Cgi1373 ecotype wild population from Czech Republic chromosome A8, carGib1.2-hapl.c, whole genome shotgun sequence contains the following coding sequences:
- the ppp2r2aa gene encoding serine/threonine-protein phosphatase 2A 55 kDa regulatory subunit B alpha isoform, with amino-acid sequence MDGDGEGQSRWCLSQVKGAIDDDVAEADIISAVEFNHSGELLATGDRGGRIVIFQQEQQSKSLPQGRAEYNVYSTFQSHEPEFDYLKSLEIEEKINKIRWLPQKNAAHFLLSTNDKTIKLWKISERDKRPEGYNLKEEDGRYRHPSSLTTLRVPVFQPMDLMVEASPRRVYANAHTYHINSISVNSDNETYLSADDLRINLWHLDFTDRSFNIVDIKPVNMEELTEVITASEFHPLQCNTFVYGSSKGSVRLCDMRASALCDQHSKLFEEPEDPSTRSFFSEIISSISDVKFSHSGRYMMTRDYLTLKIWDLHMESRPVETYQVHGYLRSKLCSLYENDCIFDKFECCWRSDDSEVMTGSYNNFFRMFNRDAQRDVTLEASWENGSPGCPLKTWRVSTGSRRKRNEIGVDCLDFSRKILYTSWHPQDNIVALATVNNLYIFQEKPN; translated from the exons ATGGACG GAGATGGAGAGGGCCAGAGCCGCTGGTGTCTGTCCCAGGTCAAAGGAGCCATAGATGACGATGTAGCTGAAG CTGACATCATCTCTGCGGTGGAGTTCAATCATTCCGGCGAGCTTTTGGCCACAGGAGATCGAGGTGGAAGAATCGTGATCTTCCAGCAAGAACAACAG AGTAAGAGCCTGCCGCAGGGCCGCGCCGAGTATAACGTCTACAGCACGTTCCAGAGTCACGAGCCGGAGTTCGACTATCTGAAGAGTCTGGAAATAGAGGAAAAGATCAACAAGATCCGCTGGCTTCCTCAGAAAAATGCTGCACACTTCCTGTTGTCGACAAACG ATAAAACCATCAAGCTCTGGAAAATCAGTGAACGAGACAAGCGACCAGAGGGTTATAACCTCAAAGAAGAGGATGGCCGCTACAGGCATCCATCATCCCTCACAACACTACGG GTTCCAGTGTTTCAGCCGATGGATCTGATGGTGGAGGCGAGTCCACGGCGGGTTTACGCCAACGCTCACACCTACCACATCAACTCCATCTCCGTCAACAGCGACAACGAGACGTATCTGTCCGCCGATGACCTCCGGATCAATCTGTGGCACCTGGACTTCACCGACCGAAGCTTCA ACATTGTTGATATCAAGCCGGTGAACATGGAGGAGCTGACGGAGGTGATCACGGCTTCAGAGTTTCACCCACTCCAGTGCAACACGTTTGTGTACGGCAGCAGCAAGGGCTCCGTGCGTCTGTGTGACATGAGGGCGTCCGCGCTGTGTGACCAGCACTcgaaat TGTTTGAGGAGCCCGAGGACCCCAGCACACGCTCCTTCTTCTCTGAAATCATCTCATCCATCTCAGACGTCAAGTTCAGTCACAGCGGCCGATACATGATGACCAGAGATTATCTGACCCTGAAGATCTGGGACCTGCACATGGAGAGTCGACCGGTGGAAACCTACCAG gtTCATGGTTATCTCAGGAGTAAGCTGTGCTCTCTCTACGAGAACGACTGCATCTTTGATAAGTTTGAGTGCTGCTGGAGGAGCGATGATAG TGAGGTCATGACGGGCTCCTATAACAACTTCTTCCGAATGTTCAATCGTGACGCCCAGAGGGACGTGACCCTGGAGGCCTCATGGGAGAACGGCTCCCCCGGTTGCCCGCTCAAGACCTGGCGTGTGTCCACGGGGAGCCGGCGCAAGAGGAACGAGATCGGCGTCGACTGCCTGGACTTCAGCAGAAAGATCCTCTACACCTCCTGGCATCCGCAGGATAACATCGTCGCACTGGCGACAGTCAATAACCTTTACATATTCCAGGAGAAACCTAATTAG